From Pigmentibacter ruber, a single genomic window includes:
- a CDS encoding class I SAM-dependent methyltransferase yields the protein MQNQSSSIYHVSDTALWIAAYRAMESERKDSVFKDPLALLLAGERGKEMAKKMKSMSLMAWVVAFRTRVIDRLILNTIENKNIDTVINLGSGLDTRPYRLDFLSNLNWIEIDFPNMINYKKEVLINAYPKCNLSHIELDLSIIEDRRKVFSSINSKAKNVLLLSEGVISYLKEEDVALLSQDLISYSNFNYWIQDCYTLNMYKVFPKRWKKNMNSSPFQFFPKDWFDFFVKHGWSKNEFISFLAEGKKMGRLTPMPFPFNVVNFFLSILSYNPFEDLYGAVLFSKKNI from the coding sequence ATGCAAAATCAATCTTCAAGTATATATCATGTTTCAGATACAGCGTTATGGATTGCAGCTTATCGAGCAATGGAATCTGAAAGAAAAGATTCTGTTTTTAAAGATCCTCTAGCGTTACTTTTAGCAGGAGAACGTGGCAAAGAAATGGCCAAAAAAATGAAGTCTATGTCACTTATGGCTTGGGTTGTTGCTTTTAGAACAAGAGTCATTGATAGATTAATTTTAAATACAATTGAAAATAAAAATATTGATACTGTTATTAATTTAGGATCAGGTTTAGATACAAGACCTTATCGTTTAGATTTTTTATCAAATTTAAATTGGATTGAAATTGATTTTCCAAATATGATCAATTATAAAAAAGAAGTATTAATCAATGCTTATCCAAAATGTAATTTATCTCATATAGAACTAGATCTTTCTATTATAGAAGATAGAAGAAAAGTTTTTTCTTCTATAAATTCAAAGGCAAAAAATGTACTATTGCTTTCTGAAGGAGTTATCTCTTATTTAAAAGAAGAAGACGTAGCTTTATTATCACAAGATTTGATAAGTTACTCAAATTTTAACTACTGGATACAGGACTGTTACACATTAAATATGTATAAAGTATTTCCAAAAAGATGGAAAAAAAATATGAACAGTTCACCATTTCAATTTTTTCCTAAAGATTGGTTTGATTTTTTCGTAAAGCATGGATGGAGTAAAAATGAATTTATTTCTTTTTTAGCTGAAGGAAAAAAAATGGGGAGATTAACTCCAATGCCTTTTCCTTTTAATGTAGTTAATTTTTTTCTATCTATTTTATCATATAATCCATTTGAAGATTTATATGGTGCGGTTCTTTTTTCAAAGAAAAATATTTAA
- a CDS encoding non-ribosomal peptide synthetase, whose amino-acid sequence MNNLLNMLEYSAQSNPNKVAFTFLDFETKSESRITYLELSEKSKVLACVLKSKLNQSNLAERIILIYPPGIDFIVGFFGCIYAGYIAVPVVPPENKKNIDKLNLIINDCEAKVCLSTESLLKKFEEEIINCIPWIASNSTVLVKTEKWVQPLIKDSDIAFLQYTSGSTGNPKGVMVSHGNIISNLEMISARTETNKDTIMANWLPHFHDMGLINGILHPIYKQFFCLLMSPLSIMIKPFRWLKAISDYNVTISGGPNFAYELLINKINAEEKLNIDLSSWKIAFNGAEPIRSNILIKFVEEFKICGFKKEAFYPCYGLAENCLFVASETISNGAIIEHFKFHKNSELESFEYFDGISEKIENVKAMVSCGFGHETQQIKIVDYENKREIIDNHIGEIWVKGPSVALGYWNKPELSKEIFQAYLKNGEGPYLRTGDLGFINNDQLFIAGRVKDLIIISGKNYYPQDIEEVFDHIYHNSKNSGNTAAFSIDLFDHEQLVIVTKSTQKMNKIELEGKVAEICNEISKNFGLLVYSILFVNKNCIEKTSSGKIKRQAIRSKYLNRELECINEWIDNSQKNTIFDKNADLPFTVFDLASIYSKMFTIWSDILEVSVSEIKSHSDFFNLGGNSLKIVQIYRVIQKYFGVSISIKELYDKTTIGDLSKLIFEKQKNSLDLYQDTLKIEIDNKNRFQPFPLTDVQHAYLIGRNNQYSLSGVSTHGYSEYHFSDLNLPRFEKIWNLLIKRHDSLRLIFQSDLQNVLENVPYYEIKEYDCTVLSGIEIEKHFSFIRNELSHQVFSADKWPLFEIRASKFSDHIILHLSLDALILDMWSVQVLFNEIKDLYFNPEFNLAPLKLTFRDYVINEEKIKNTIQYKKDEEYWLNKIKNFPNSPQLPIKNSPESIKNIKFKRQSLVLDKDKWEKFKEISNQYKLTPAAGLGALYATILSAWSSNSNFAINLTLFNRLPVHQQVNSLVGDFTTLLLLEVHCEKSEKFLDQATRLQQQLWKDLEHNLYSGISFQRELNKYQHNKSSSMPIVFTCMLGNENNDFNLLNGSEIYGITQTPQVWLDFKAYNRSNSLIVEWDYVENLFPENLIETMFSMFKKNLVELSESSKEWLNELVTLPAEQKAQQEILNSTYWHTSEVLLHELFCKQALITPNNIAVINDKKEITYSDLFYSVNVIANELRQLEIKKNEIIAIIMDKGWEQIVACLGIMLSGAAYLPIDSNTPILKIQQILEESDSKIILTQSANKKILNELPFSKSIGSNKVILLDSFIDSHSEKKLSSYPILSSIQSLNDLAYVIYTSGSTGKPKGVMIDHKGAVNTLLDINDRFKVCERDRVLALSNLNFDLSVYDFFGILAVGGCIVIPSSNKQKNPEYWSDLILKHNITIWNSVPTFMSMLIESLDLNYINKSYLRLILLSGDWIPLDLPEKIRKYFKESEIISLGGATEASIWSIYYPIKSIDKNWKSIPYGKPLRNQHFYVLNDRMENTPHWVVGELYIGGIGLAKGYFNNEEQTLKSFIHHPVTNERLYKTGDLGRYLPDGNIEFLGRKDFQVKVNGFRIELGEIEYNLQQYPGVKKAIVNIVKNNSKLIAYILSDTYLDNDIITSSIERAQFKIARHNIINDINEPSDSILLPIQEDKEQRLSRYFFRKSYRNFAEVISEKKIIEELISRIKGYILGINERKTLLDSLNFEKFSLLLSVLASIKFKEDQLPKYLYPSAGSLYPVQVFLEFCESVHSKSNFYYYHPDKNQLISVRNNSNSSVDLNSQIRIHLIGKQYAIKPMYGKLSTSFCLLESGYILGLLTEQAKDLNLELHFQESNGINLRQELNLQLEDTIISLEINRNLDIENSKITNSNNLPDLYVYLKNTNETNESQWYLYNFNKDLLESINISIDLKNELLTFGTESMIFNDASLAIFLVGDTNQFVTAGMLSQWLMDEGLKTNIGMCPIGIPDQKISKYFMEKHNKKILHTLYVGKISDSQKQEKEESKALENYSFLKDYLKLHLPDYMIPNYFQLIDKVPLSSNGKIDKNLLPLPVDQINLECNKKVYPTSDLEKEIAKIWSKYLQIDANKIGIYDEFFQIGGNSLTAVKLINHLRKLFNIDIPFQKIFELQTISDLSNMIINMQKAE is encoded by the coding sequence ATGAACAATCTTTTAAACATGCTAGAGTATTCTGCGCAATCAAATCCAAATAAAGTAGCATTTACATTTTTAGATTTTGAAACAAAAAGTGAATCTAGAATAACATATTTAGAGCTTTCTGAAAAATCGAAAGTACTAGCGTGTGTTTTAAAGTCAAAACTTAATCAAAGTAATCTTGCAGAAAGAATTATTTTAATATACCCACCTGGAATAGATTTTATTGTGGGTTTTTTTGGATGTATTTATGCTGGTTATATTGCAGTTCCAGTCGTCCCTCCTGAAAATAAAAAAAATATAGATAAACTAAATCTCATAATTAATGATTGCGAGGCTAAAGTTTGTTTATCAACAGAAAGTTTGCTGAAAAAATTTGAAGAAGAGATAATAAATTGTATTCCGTGGATAGCCAGTAATTCAACAGTTTTAGTTAAGACTGAAAAATGGGTTCAGCCTTTAATTAAAGATTCTGATATTGCATTCTTGCAATATACATCAGGTTCTACAGGAAATCCGAAAGGAGTAATGGTATCGCATGGAAATATAATTAGTAATTTAGAAATGATTTCTGCAAGGACGGAAACAAATAAAGATACCATAATGGCAAACTGGTTACCACACTTCCATGACATGGGATTAATTAATGGGATTTTGCATCCAATATACAAGCAGTTTTTTTGTTTACTAATGTCACCTTTATCTATCATGATAAAACCATTTCGTTGGTTAAAAGCTATTAGTGATTACAATGTTACTATTAGTGGAGGACCAAATTTTGCATATGAACTTCTTATAAATAAAATAAATGCTGAAGAAAAGCTTAACATTGATTTAAGTTCATGGAAAATTGCATTTAATGGAGCTGAGCCCATTCGCTCTAATATTTTAATTAAATTTGTTGAAGAATTTAAGATTTGTGGATTTAAAAAAGAAGCATTTTATCCCTGTTATGGACTTGCAGAAAACTGCTTATTCGTAGCAAGTGAAACGATAAGTAATGGTGCAATAATTGAACACTTCAAATTTCATAAAAACTCTGAATTAGAGTCTTTTGAATATTTCGATGGAATATCTGAAAAAATTGAAAATGTAAAAGCAATGGTGAGTTGTGGTTTTGGTCATGAGACACAACAAATTAAAATTGTTGATTATGAAAATAAACGTGAAATTATCGATAATCACATTGGTGAAATTTGGGTGAAAGGGCCAAGTGTTGCTTTGGGATATTGGAATAAACCAGAATTATCAAAAGAAATATTTCAAGCTTACTTAAAAAATGGAGAAGGTCCATATCTTAGAACTGGTGATTTAGGGTTTATAAATAATGATCAATTATTTATTGCTGGCCGAGTTAAAGATTTAATTATTATCTCTGGAAAAAATTATTATCCTCAAGATATAGAAGAAGTGTTTGATCACATTTATCATAATAGTAAAAATTCTGGGAATACAGCAGCATTTAGTATTGATTTATTTGATCATGAGCAATTAGTTATTGTTACCAAGTCTACTCAGAAAATGAATAAAATTGAATTAGAAGGTAAGGTAGCAGAAATATGCAATGAAATTTCAAAAAATTTTGGCCTACTAGTTTATAGTATTTTATTTGTAAACAAAAATTGTATTGAAAAAACAAGTAGTGGTAAAATAAAAAGGCAAGCTATCCGATCTAAATATTTAAATCGTGAACTAGAATGTATAAATGAATGGATAGATAATAGTCAAAAAAATACAATTTTTGATAAAAACGCAGATTTGCCGTTTACAGTTTTTGATTTAGCTTCAATTTATTCCAAAATGTTTACTATATGGTCTGACATATTAGAAGTTTCTGTTAGTGAAATTAAATCTCATTCTGATTTTTTTAATTTAGGTGGAAATTCGTTAAAAATAGTGCAGATTTATAGAGTTATCCAAAAATATTTTGGAGTGTCTATTTCTATAAAAGAATTATATGATAAAACAACTATTGGAGATTTATCTAAATTAATCTTCGAAAAGCAAAAAAATAGTCTTGATTTATATCAAGACACTCTAAAGATTGAAATAGACAACAAAAATCGTTTTCAACCATTTCCTTTGACTGATGTTCAACATGCTTATTTAATTGGGCGCAATAATCAGTATTCACTTAGTGGTGTATCTACTCATGGATATAGTGAATATCATTTTTCTGATTTAAATTTACCTCGGTTTGAAAAAATATGGAATTTATTAATTAAGAGGCATGATTCACTGAGATTAATTTTTCAAAGTGATTTGCAAAACGTTCTCGAAAACGTACCATATTATGAAATTAAAGAATATGACTGTACTGTATTATCAGGGATAGAAATTGAAAAACATTTCAGTTTTATTCGCAATGAATTATCACATCAGGTTTTTTCTGCCGATAAGTGGCCTTTATTTGAGATTCGAGCAAGTAAGTTTTCAGATCATATTATATTACACTTAAGTCTCGATGCTTTGATATTAGATATGTGGAGTGTCCAAGTTTTATTTAATGAAATTAAAGATCTTTATTTTAATCCCGAATTTAATTTAGCACCGTTAAAACTAACATTTCGTGACTATGTAATAAATGAAGAGAAAATAAAAAATACAATTCAATATAAAAAAGATGAAGAATATTGGTTAAATAAAATAAAAAATTTTCCAAATTCTCCACAATTACCAATAAAAAACTCACCAGAAAGTATTAAGAACATTAAATTTAAAAGGCAATCGTTGGTTTTAGATAAAGACAAGTGGGAAAAATTTAAAGAAATATCAAATCAATATAAATTAACTCCAGCTGCTGGTTTGGGCGCTTTATATGCTACTATTTTATCTGCTTGGAGTAGCAATTCAAATTTTGCTATTAATTTAACTCTTTTTAATCGTCTACCTGTTCATCAACAAGTAAATTCTCTAGTTGGAGATTTTACCACTTTGTTGTTACTTGAAGTTCATTGCGAAAAGTCAGAAAAGTTTTTAGATCAAGCAACTCGCTTACAACAGCAATTGTGGAAAGACCTGGAACATAATTTATATAGCGGAATAAGTTTTCAAAGGGAATTAAACAAATATCAGCATAATAAATCAAGTTCAATGCCAATCGTGTTTACCTGTATGTTAGGAAATGAAAATAATGATTTTAATCTTTTAAATGGTAGTGAAATTTATGGAATAACACAAACACCACAGGTTTGGTTAGACTTTAAAGCATATAACCGTTCAAATAGTTTAATAGTTGAATGGGACTATGTTGAAAATTTATTCCCAGAAAATTTAATTGAAACTATGTTCAGTATGTTTAAAAAGAACCTTGTAGAACTATCAGAAAGTAGTAAAGAATGGTTAAATGAATTAGTAACTTTACCTGCAGAACAAAAAGCTCAGCAAGAAATCTTGAATTCAACTTATTGGCATACAAGTGAAGTATTACTCCACGAACTTTTTTGTAAACAAGCATTAATAACACCTAATAATATAGCTGTAATTAATGATAAAAAAGAGATAACATACTCTGATTTGTTTTACTCTGTTAATGTAATTGCAAACGAATTACGTCAACTTGAAATTAAAAAAAATGAAATTATTGCTATTATAATGGATAAAGGATGGGAACAGATTGTTGCCTGTTTAGGTATTATGTTATCAGGTGCGGCTTATTTACCTATTGATTCAAATACTCCAATATTAAAAATACAGCAAATATTGGAGGAAAGTGATTCAAAAATTATTTTAACACAATCTGCAAATAAAAAGATTCTAAATGAATTACCATTTAGCAAATCAATTGGTTCAAATAAAGTTATATTACTCGATAGTTTTATAGATAGTCATTCAGAAAAGAAGCTAAGTTCATATCCAATTTTATCATCTATTCAGTCTTTAAACGATTTAGCTTATGTTATTTATACTTCTGGTTCCACTGGAAAACCTAAAGGTGTTATGATTGATCATAAAGGCGCAGTTAATACATTATTAGATATAAATGATCGTTTTAAAGTGTGTGAAAGAGATCGCGTTTTAGCTCTTTCAAATTTGAATTTCGATTTATCCGTATATGATTTTTTTGGAATATTAGCGGTTGGTGGTTGCATTGTGATACCTTCATCGAACAAGCAAAAAAATCCAGAATATTGGTCTGATTTAATTTTGAAACACAATATTACTATATGGAATTCTGTACCTACTTTTATGTCAATGCTGATTGAATCCTTAGATTTAAATTACATAAATAAATCATATTTAAGATTAATTTTATTAAGTGGGGATTGGATTCCCTTAGATTTACCTGAAAAAATTAGAAAATATTTTAAAGAATCTGAAATAATTAGTTTAGGAGGAGCTACTGAAGCATCTATTTGGTCAATTTATTATCCTATTAAGTCAATTGATAAAAATTGGAAAAGTATTCCTTATGGAAAACCCTTAAGAAATCAACATTTTTATGTGTTAAATGATAGAATGGAAAATACTCCGCACTGGGTGGTAGGTGAGCTTTACATCGGTGGGATAGGTTTAGCAAAAGGATATTTTAATAATGAGGAACAAACTTTAAAATCCTTTATCCATCATCCTGTAACTAATGAACGACTTTATAAGACAGGAGATTTAGGTAGATATTTACCAGATGGCAATATTGAATTCCTAGGCCGAAAAGATTTTCAAGTAAAAGTAAATGGATTTAGAATTGAACTAGGTGAAATTGAATATAATTTACAACAGTATCCAGGAGTGAAAAAAGCAATTGTAAACATAGTAAAAAATAATTCAAAATTAATTGCTTATATTTTATCTGACACTTATCTTGATAATGATATTATAACAAGCTCTATAGAGCGAGCTCAATTTAAAATAGCAAGACATAACATTATAAATGATATAAATGAACCTAGTGATTCTATACTGCTCCCTATTCAAGAAGATAAAGAACAAAGATTAAGTAGATATTTCTTTAGGAAAAGTTATCGAAATTTTGCTGAAGTAATATCTGAAAAAAAAATAATTGAAGAATTAATATCAAGAATTAAAGGCTATATTTTAGGAATAAATGAAAGAAAAACTTTATTAGATAGTTTGAACTTTGAAAAATTTAGCTTACTATTATCTGTTCTTGCTTCAATTAAGTTTAAAGAAGATCAATTACCAAAATATTTATACCCTTCCGCAGGAAGTCTTTATCCAGTTCAAGTGTTTTTAGAATTTTGTGAGTCAGTTCATTCTAAATCTAATTTTTATTATTATCATCCTGATAAAAATCAATTAATCTCTGTAAGAAATAATAGTAATAGTAGTGTAGACTTAAATTCTCAAATAAGAATTCATTTAATTGGTAAACAATATGCAATTAAGCCAATGTATGGAAAATTAAGTACTTCCTTTTGTTTACTTGAAAGTGGTTATATTTTAGGATTATTAACTGAACAAGCAAAAGATCTTAATTTAGAGTTACATTTCCAAGAAAGTAATGGTATTAATTTAAGGCAAGAATTAAATCTTCAACTTGAAGATACAATAATATCCCTCGAAATTAATCGTAATTTAGATATAGAAAATAGTAAAATTACTAATTCAAATAATCTACCTGATCTATATGTATATTTAAAAAATACTAATGAAACAAATGAAAGTCAATGGTATTTGTATAATTTTAATAAAGATTTATTGGAGTCTATTAATATATCTATTGATTTAAAAAATGAACTCTTAACCTTTGGGACAGAGAGTATGATATTTAATGATGCATCTTTAGCTATATTTCTGGTAGGTGATACTAATCAATTTGTAACTGCAGGTATGTTATCACAATGGCTTATGGATGAAGGACTTAAAACAAATATTGGAATGTGTCCCATCGGAATTCCAGATCAAAAAATTAGCAAATATTTTATGGAAAAGCATAATAAAAAAATATTACATACTTTATATGTTGGAAAAATTAGTGATTCACAAAAGCAAGAAAAAGAGGAATCAAAAGCATTAGAAAATTATAGTTTCTTAAAAGATTATTTGAAATTACACTTACCAGATTATATGATTCCAAATTATTTTCAATTAATAGATAAAGTGCCTCTAAGTAGTAATGGAAAAATAGATAAAAATTTATTACCATTACCAGTTGATCAAATAAATTTAGAATGTAATAAAAAAGTATATCCAACATCTGACTTAGAAAAGGAAATTGCAAAAATTTGGTCCAAATATTTGCAAATTGATGCAAATAAAATTGGGATTTACGATGAATTCTTTCAAATAGGAGGAAACTCTTTAACAGCTGTAAAATTAATAAACCATCTGCGTAAGTTATTTAATATAGATATTCCTTTTCAAAAAATCTTTGAACTTCAAACAATTTCAGATTTATCAAATATGATAATTAATATGCAGAAAGCAGAATAG
- a CDS encoding nuclear transport factor 2 family protein: MLNKLNVTSKDSVNLLFSLTSILALSTACVSNQETIKTIQENDQIITSETNQKNSQIFTAKSSKETVSNFLRAVKNNDPSTIRKLANTDYIQHNPYVPTGLDAFISMLQVLQKNQTKLENIRMFQDGNYFFLHNIWRNAKPFGADRMVAFHILRVDDKGMIAEHWNAMTTWVEKTASGRTQIDGPIFSEDLNKTETNKKIVMGFLEDVLMGQHPENITKYVSDKEYHQHNPMIKDGLQGIYEAVKFLTSQNNMSRYTKIHKLLGEGNFILSISEGNWNKKQQVFYDLFRVKDNKLVEHWDVIQEIPTQNLANKNTMFNFK; encoded by the coding sequence ATGCTGAACAAGTTGAATGTAACTTCTAAAGATTCTGTGAATTTACTCTTTTCATTAACATCAATTTTAGCTCTATCGACTGCTTGCGTTTCTAACCAAGAAACAATTAAAACGATTCAAGAAAATGATCAAATAATCACCTCAGAAACAAATCAAAAAAATAGCCAAATATTCACTGCAAAAAGTTCGAAAGAAACAGTAAGTAATTTTCTACGGGCTGTAAAAAATAACGACCCCTCAACAATACGCAAGCTAGCTAATACTGATTATATTCAACACAACCCTTATGTTCCTACTGGACTAGATGCATTCATTTCTATGCTACAAGTATTACAAAAAAACCAAACCAAACTTGAAAACATCCGAATGTTCCAAGATGGAAATTACTTTTTTTTGCACAACATATGGAGGAATGCTAAGCCATTTGGTGCTGATAGAATGGTGGCATTTCACATTCTCAGAGTTGATGACAAAGGGATGATAGCTGAGCATTGGAATGCTATGACAACTTGGGTTGAAAAAACTGCTAGTGGAAGAACTCAAATAGATGGTCCAATCTTTTCTGAAGATTTAAATAAAACAGAAACAAATAAAAAGATTGTAATGGGTTTTTTAGAAGATGTATTGATGGGTCAACATCCTGAAAATATCACAAAGTATGTCAGTGATAAAGAATATCATCAACACAATCCAATGATTAAAGATGGATTACAAGGAATTTATGAAGCAGTGAAGTTTCTTACTTCACAAAATAATATGTCTAGATATACTAAAATTCACAAATTATTAGGGGAAGGAAATTTTATTTTATCTATTAGTGAAGGTAACTGGAATAAAAAACAACAGGTATTTTACGATTTGTTTCGAGTAAAAGATAACAAACTTGTTGAACATTGGGATGTAATTCAAGAAATTCCAACACAAAATTTAGCAAATAAAAATACAATGTTTAATTTTAAATAG
- a CDS encoding thioesterase II family protein codes for MLLKFKSACSDKKIYLICFHHAGGTAYSIYPMIKFLKNIPELEILSYEFQGRGKRSSENLCDNFSEIHNEVINCLNRELDKVSPRIFLGHSMGGIFAYEYLKQNKTVGVQQGLIISSKLPPICQYLQKIYNPAMKKQDFLNIINEFGGIENEILDNEELIDYFLPILRNDFNLVYDYESNFIDPCIVKINADILAIYGINDKFISSDDMKVWQNYSNLNCKILALNGEHFYFKDNENISLLQNEIQKFFNILSLHKLN; via the coding sequence ATGTTGTTAAAGTTCAAATCAGCTTGTAGTGATAAAAAAATTTATCTAATATGTTTTCATCATGCTGGCGGTACTGCATATTCCATTTATCCGATGATTAAATTTTTAAAAAATATTCCTGAACTTGAAATATTATCGTATGAATTTCAGGGAAGAGGAAAAAGATCTAGTGAAAATCTTTGTGATAATTTTTCAGAAATTCATAATGAAGTAATAAACTGTTTAAATAGGGAATTAGATAAAGTCTCTCCTCGAATTTTTTTGGGGCATAGTATGGGAGGAATATTTGCATATGAATATCTCAAACAAAATAAAACCGTAGGAGTGCAGCAAGGACTTATCATTTCATCTAAGCTTCCACCAATATGTCAATATTTACAAAAAATTTATAATCCTGCTATGAAAAAACAGGATTTTTTGAATATAATCAATGAATTTGGTGGTATCGAAAATGAAATTTTGGATAATGAAGAATTAATAGATTATTTTCTTCCAATTCTTAGAAATGATTTTAATTTAGTTTATGACTATGAATCAAACTTTATTGATCCATGTATTGTTAAAATAAATGCCGATATTTTAGCAATTTATGGAATAAATGATAAATTTATTTCTTCAGATGATATGAAAGTGTGGCAAAATTATTCTAATTTAAATTGCAAAATATTAGCATTAAATGGCGAACATTTTTATTTTAAAGATAATGAAAATATATCTCTATTACAAAATGAAATACAAAAATTTTTTAATATTCTTTCTCTACATAAATTAAATTAA
- a CDS encoding glycosyltransferase family 9 protein, which translates to MNFDNKAETKKILIMLPRQLGDVLLATPIATELRKHFPAAEIHWWSHPMAKEILNDNSFLNKVYYLPIWIKKKYKKTFFLKKFFLWLGYIFAELKLFFKLMFTGYDIVIDAINYPRSSLQAMATFAPIRISFKCNSLRDFAYNKLVDRTKLDEGYLGYTRLLLLEPLGIKISNINPLQIKLNLPILSENKIKPELWIKEQLEKLNAKKFVVMSPTSRYLDRCWPINHYTELAFLIIREFNIPVVWSRAPGEEEYILKVHHNLIAKLQYNNIQENYSLLPPLMSIREITYLTSLSVGCVANSNGMSHFAVASGTKMIQLHGPTVPLNWIPPDTNKYLGIQKNTGCYGCSSNVCKMPRHECMEDILPIDVFKKAVELFGLKKNSI; encoded by the coding sequence ATGAATTTTGATAATAAAGCAGAAACAAAAAAAATACTAATAATGTTACCAAGGCAACTTGGTGATGTTTTATTAGCAACACCGATAGCAACTGAATTAAGAAAACACTTTCCTGCCGCTGAGATCCATTGGTGGTCCCATCCCATGGCAAAGGAAATATTAAATGATAATTCTTTTTTAAATAAAGTTTATTACTTACCAATTTGGATCAAAAAAAAGTATAAAAAAACTTTCTTTTTAAAAAAATTTTTTCTTTGGCTTGGTTATATTTTTGCTGAGTTGAAACTATTTTTTAAACTTATGTTCACGGGATATGATATAGTAATAGATGCTATTAATTATCCTCGCTCTAGTTTGCAAGCTATGGCTACTTTTGCACCAATTAGAATATCTTTTAAATGCAATTCATTAAGAGATTTTGCCTATAATAAGTTGGTTGACAGAACTAAACTGGATGAGGGATATTTAGGCTATACGCGTTTATTACTTCTTGAACCTTTAGGAATTAAAATAAGTAATATAAATCCTTTGCAAATAAAGTTAAATTTACCGATTCTTTCTGAAAATAAAATTAAACCTGAACTTTGGATAAAGGAACAACTGGAAAAATTAAATGCAAAAAAATTTGTTGTAATGAGTCCTACATCTCGTTATCTTGATAGATGTTGGCCAATTAATCATTATACAGAATTAGCCTTCCTAATTATCAGAGAATTCAATATCCCTGTTGTTTGGTCGAGAGCTCCTGGAGAAGAAGAATATATTTTAAAAGTTCATCATAATTTAATTGCAAAATTACAGTATAATAATATTCAAGAAAACTATAGCTTGTTACCTCCATTGATGAGTATCCGGGAAATTACATACTTGACAAGTCTATCAGTAGGTTGTGTTGCAAATAGCAATGGGATGAGTCATTTTGCTGTGGCTTCTGGGACAAAAATGATTCAATTACATGGTCCAACTGTTCCTTTAAATTGGATTCCGCCAGATACAAACAAATATTTAGGAATTCAGAAAAACACGGGTTGTTATGGTTGTTCGAGTAATGTTTGTAAAATGCCAAGACATGAATGCATGGAAGATATTTTGCCAATAGACGTATTTAAAAAAGCTGTTGAGTTATTTGGTTTAAAAAAGAATAGTATCTAA